A genomic segment from Bacillus cereus G9842 encodes:
- a CDS encoding IreB family regulatory phosphoprotein: MDGFDKTMKFSIQDEKQSVHVNDVLLTVYDALQEKGYNPINQIVGYLLSGDPAYIPRHKDARSIVRKLERDEIIEELVKSYLKHHREE; this comes from the coding sequence ATGGACGGTTTTGATAAAACAATGAAGTTTAGCATTCAAGATGAAAAACAGAGTGTCCATGTAAATGATGTACTTTTAACTGTGTATGATGCACTTCAAGAAAAAGGCTATAATCCGATTAACCAAATCGTCGGTTATTTATTAAGTGGAGACCCAGCATACATACCTCGCCATAAAGATGCACGAAGCATCGTTCGTAAGCTTGAACGTGATGAGATCATTGAAGAGCTTGTGAAGTCTTACTTGAAACATCATCGTGAGGAGTAG
- a CDS encoding O-methyltransferase → MEDAVNEYLLSFIDPKDKLILEMEEYATENHVPIMDRLGMEFMLQFLRLIGPKSILELGTAIGYSSIRMMQAISNSRIVTVERNRERYEKALEYIERSPVTDRISVIYGDALETGEQVKEHGTFDVIFIDAAKGQYRRFFDLYEPLLNPGGVIISDNVMYHGLVTTKEKIENRRTRGLIRRIKTYNEWLMNHEGYDTTIFPIGDGVAVSKKRG, encoded by the coding sequence ATGGAGGATGCAGTTAACGAGTACCTATTATCATTTATTGATCCGAAAGATAAATTAATTCTTGAAATGGAAGAATATGCAACAGAAAATCATGTGCCGATTATGGATCGACTTGGAATGGAATTTATGCTGCAATTTTTACGTTTAATTGGACCGAAAAGCATTTTAGAACTTGGAACAGCAATCGGTTATTCTAGTATTCGTATGATGCAAGCTATTTCAAATTCACGTATTGTGACAGTTGAGCGCAATCGTGAGCGATATGAAAAAGCACTTGAATATATAGAACGTTCCCCAGTAACAGATCGTATTTCAGTTATTTACGGTGATGCGTTAGAGACAGGTGAACAAGTAAAAGAACACGGGACATTTGACGTTATTTTTATTGATGCAGCAAAAGGACAGTATCGTCGCTTTTTTGACTTATATGAACCGTTATTAAATCCTGGTGGCGTAATTATTTCAGATAATGTTATGTACCATGGTCTTGTAACGACAAAAGAGAAAATTGAAAACAGACGTACACGTGGTTTAATCCGTCGTATTAAGACGTACAATGAGTGGCTTATGAACCATGAAGGATACGATACAACGATTTTCCCAATTGGTGATGGAGTAGCTGTTAGTAAAAAGAGAGGGTGA
- a CDS encoding peptidase U32 family protein, which translates to MKKPELLVTPRAVADIELLAKAGADAVMIGEQKFGLRLAGEFSREDVKQTVKIAHENGVKVYVAMNAMFHNDKVEELTDYVSFLNEVNVDAIVFGDPAVLMAVREVAPNMQLHWNTETTATNWFTCNYWGQRGAKRAVLARELSLDEIVDLKENAEVELEVQIHGMTCMFQSKRSLVGNYFEYQGRNLDIEKKKYEENMFLYDPERNNKYPIYEDENGTHIMSPNDICFIDELEELIEAEVDSLKIDGVLKSSEYIIEVTKKYRQAIDLCVEDRDAYYDLKDALYKEIEEMQPVNRPLDTGFFFKETVY; encoded by the coding sequence ATGAAGAAACCTGAATTGTTAGTAACGCCAAGAGCGGTGGCGGATATCGAACTTCTTGCGAAAGCAGGAGCAGATGCGGTAATGATCGGTGAGCAAAAGTTTGGTTTACGTTTAGCAGGGGAGTTTTCACGTGAAGATGTAAAACAAACTGTGAAGATTGCACATGAAAATGGTGTGAAAGTATACGTAGCCATGAACGCTATGTTCCACAACGATAAAGTAGAAGAATTAACAGATTACGTTTCATTTTTAAATGAAGTAAATGTAGATGCAATTGTTTTCGGAGATCCAGCAGTATTAATGGCTGTTCGCGAAGTAGCGCCAAATATGCAGTTGCACTGGAATACAGAAACGACAGCAACAAACTGGTTCACTTGTAATTACTGGGGACAAAGAGGAGCGAAGCGCGCTGTATTAGCTCGTGAGCTGAGCTTAGATGAAATTGTTGATTTAAAAGAAAATGCTGAAGTGGAACTAGAAGTACAAATTCACGGTATGACTTGTATGTTCCAATCGAAGCGTTCATTAGTAGGAAATTACTTTGAGTATCAAGGACGTAATCTTGACATTGAAAAGAAAAAATATGAAGAGAATATGTTCTTATATGACCCAGAGCGTAACAATAAATATCCAATTTATGAAGATGAAAATGGTACTCATATTATGAGTCCGAACGATATTTGTTTCATCGATGAATTAGAGGAACTAATCGAAGCTGAAGTTGACAGCTTAAAAATCGATGGTGTACTAAAAAGCTCTGAATACATTATTGAAGTAACGAAGAAATATCGTCAAGCGATTGATTTATGTGTGGAAGATCGTGATGCATATTATGACTTGAAAGATGCTCTATATAAAGAAATAGAAGAAATGCAACCAGTAAATCGTCCGTTAGACACAGGATTCTTCTTTAAAGAAACGGTTTACTAA
- a CDS encoding AI-2E family transporter, with protein MKNLKIIWIYRLGLLLLVFLCLLVFLKIKPLWAPIIFVFKVAITPFLIACFIAYLLHPLIEKIHKEGMPRTLAILLIYILFFGGIGYGIYKGTPVVIKQLQEINEQFPQFTKMYDSWMDGVTEQTANFPSFIHEKVKQLFVGVETKIQALLNKVMSTARGVLDSLLIIFLIPFIVFYILKDYGEFYHIFWKLVPSKWRGTGQMLAKEIDKSLGSYIRGQLFVCLVLGGVSALSFWFIGMKYPLLLGIIIGVTDIIPYFGPILGAIPTLMIAATVSTSLLIKAGITIAILQFVESNILSPYIVGKSLRMHPVIIMLALLVGGEVAGIVGLLISVPILAVIRTVIVHVKPLLKKEDV; from the coding sequence GTGAAGAATCTTAAAATCATTTGGATATATCGTTTAGGATTATTATTACTTGTTTTTCTTTGTTTGCTCGTCTTTTTAAAAATTAAGCCACTATGGGCACCGATTATTTTTGTATTTAAAGTAGCAATCACGCCATTTCTTATCGCTTGTTTTATTGCGTATTTATTGCATCCTTTAATTGAAAAAATCCATAAGGAAGGGATGCCCCGTACACTTGCCATTTTGCTTATTTATATCCTTTTCTTTGGCGGAATTGGTTATGGGATTTATAAAGGAACGCCAGTCGTTATTAAACAGTTACAAGAGATTAATGAACAATTTCCGCAGTTTACAAAGATGTACGATTCGTGGATGGATGGCGTTACAGAACAAACAGCGAATTTCCCTTCGTTCATTCATGAAAAGGTGAAACAACTTTTTGTGGGTGTGGAAACGAAGATTCAAGCGCTTTTAAATAAAGTGATGAGTACAGCTCGTGGTGTACTCGATTCATTGCTCATTATTTTCTTAATACCGTTCATTGTATTTTACATATTAAAAGATTATGGTGAGTTTTATCATATCTTTTGGAAACTAGTCCCAAGTAAATGGCGAGGTACGGGGCAAATGCTTGCGAAAGAAATTGATAAGTCACTTGGAAGTTATATTCGAGGACAGTTATTTGTTTGTTTGGTATTAGGGGGAGTATCAGCTCTTTCTTTTTGGTTTATCGGTATGAAATATCCATTATTGCTTGGTATTATTATTGGGGTAACGGATATAATCCCGTACTTCGGCCCTATTTTAGGAGCGATCCCGACGTTAATGATTGCAGCAACAGTATCAACGAGCTTACTTATTAAGGCGGGTATTACGATTGCTATTTTGCAATTTGTGGAAAGTAACATTTTATCGCCTTACATTGTTGGTAAGTCACTTCGTATGCATCCCGTTATTATTATGCTTGCATTACTAGTTGGAGGGGAAGTAGCTGGTATTGTAGGGTTACTAATATCGGTTCCCATCTTAGCAGTTATTCGCACCGTCATTGTTCATGTGAAGCCTCTCTTGAAAAAAGAAGATGTGTAA
- a CDS encoding YrzQ family protein, protein MNLRNSLIALGVGAAAYQYARKQDVFSKRNMKKARKMIKSYL, encoded by the coding sequence TTGAATCTACGCAATTCATTAATCGCATTAGGTGTTGGAGCTGCAGCATATCAATATGCTCGTAAGCAAGATGTATTTTCAAAACGCAATATGAAAAAAGCACGTAAGATGATTAAGTCTTACTTATAA
- the recD2 gene encoding SF1B family DNA helicase RecD2 — protein sequence MGNQHAMDLFEEEKKFIKAQVLHTIFHNEENLYSVVSMKVIETNETYDEKKVMINGHFPRMHEDEVFTLTGHFKDHPKYGKQYMVETFKKELPQTKAGMVQYLASDLFKGIGKRTAEKIVDHLGEHAISKIMDDPEALNGVVNKQKAQEIYETIVEHQGLEKVMSFLNGYGFGTKLSIKIYQQYKEMTLEVIRNNPYQLIEEVDGIGFGRADDIGRALGISGNHDDRVRAGCFYTLENVSLQLGHVYMRKDQLVRETMSLLNNQEGRVTEEDIIGCIETMQSEGKVIIEEERVYLATLFYSEKGVVKSIRRLMNQEETPSFPEAEVLKTLGEIEEQLNVQYAPFQQEAIQTALHKPMMLLTGGPGTGKTTVIKGIVEMYASLHGLSLNPNEYSDDNPFPILLTAPTGRAAKRMSESTGLPACTIHRLLGWTPEGSFQRNETDPVQGKLLIIDEFSMVDIWLANQLFKSLPTNIQVIVVGDEDQLPSVGPGQVLKDLLNAGAVPTVKLTEIYRQAEGSSVIQLAHAIKDGTLPPDLAQNKKDRSFISCTGAQIVEVVKKVCENAKTKGFSARDVQVLAPMYRGPAGINVLNEALQQVFNPKREKSKEIAYGDVVYRRGDKVLQLVNQPESQVFNGDIGEIVSVFYAKENVEQQDMIIVSFDGIEVTYTKPDLNQITHAYCCSIHKSQGSEFPIVIMPIVKSYNRMLRRNLIYTGITRSKKFLIICGEEAAFKSGVNRLDDAMRQTTLASRLQESQGEVQMVTVNGEEMDVENISPYDFM from the coding sequence ATGGGAAATCAACATGCAATGGATTTGTTTGAGGAAGAGAAAAAGTTTATAAAAGCGCAAGTTCTTCATACCATTTTCCACAACGAAGAAAACCTCTATTCCGTTGTCAGTATGAAAGTCATTGAAACGAATGAAACATATGACGAAAAGAAAGTAATGATAAACGGTCATTTTCCCCGCATGCATGAAGATGAAGTGTTTACATTGACAGGTCACTTTAAGGACCATCCAAAGTATGGAAAACAATATATGGTTGAAACATTTAAAAAAGAATTGCCGCAAACAAAAGCAGGTATGGTGCAATATTTAGCGAGTGATTTATTTAAAGGGATAGGAAAGCGTACAGCGGAAAAAATTGTGGATCATCTCGGGGAACATGCTATTTCTAAAATTATGGATGACCCTGAGGCGTTAAATGGTGTTGTTAACAAACAAAAGGCTCAGGAAATATATGAGACAATTGTTGAACATCAAGGATTAGAGAAAGTAATGAGCTTTTTAAATGGTTACGGTTTTGGAACGAAACTTTCTATTAAGATTTACCAGCAATATAAAGAGATGACATTAGAAGTGATTCGTAATAATCCGTATCAACTTATTGAAGAAGTGGACGGGATTGGTTTTGGACGAGCGGATGATATAGGGCGTGCGTTAGGAATATCGGGTAATCACGACGACCGTGTACGAGCGGGATGTTTTTACACATTAGAGAATGTCTCATTGCAACTTGGTCACGTTTATATGAGGAAAGATCAACTTGTAAGAGAAACGATGTCACTTTTAAACAATCAAGAAGGAAGAGTGACTGAGGAAGATATTATAGGTTGTATTGAAACGATGCAAAGTGAAGGGAAAGTCATCATAGAAGAAGAACGAGTGTATTTAGCAACTTTATTCTACTCTGAAAAAGGTGTTGTAAAGTCTATTCGTCGATTGATGAATCAAGAGGAAACACCTTCATTTCCTGAAGCAGAAGTGTTAAAAACATTAGGTGAAATTGAAGAACAGTTAAACGTGCAGTATGCACCGTTTCAGCAAGAAGCGATTCAAACGGCACTTCATAAGCCAATGATGTTATTAACAGGTGGACCAGGAACGGGGAAAACAACTGTTATTAAAGGGATTGTTGAAATGTATGCGTCACTTCACGGATTATCGTTAAATCCGAATGAATACAGTGATGATAATCCATTTCCAATACTATTAACAGCTCCAACAGGAAGAGCAGCGAAGCGGATGAGTGAATCGACAGGACTTCCAGCTTGCACAATTCACCGTTTGCTTGGCTGGACGCCAGAAGGATCTTTCCAGCGTAATGAAACGGATCCTGTCCAAGGTAAGCTCCTTATTATTGATGAATTTTCAATGGTTGATATTTGGCTTGCGAATCAGCTATTTAAGTCGCTACCGACGAACATTCAAGTTATCGTTGTAGGTGATGAAGATCAGTTGCCATCTGTAGGACCTGGACAAGTATTAAAAGATTTATTAAATGCAGGCGCAGTTCCGACAGTGAAGCTTACTGAAATTTATCGTCAAGCAGAAGGCTCATCTGTTATTCAACTTGCCCATGCAATCAAAGACGGCACGCTCCCGCCAGATTTAGCACAAAATAAAAAAGATCGTTCATTTATCAGCTGTACAGGGGCTCAAATTGTTGAGGTTGTGAAAAAAGTTTGTGAAAATGCTAAAACAAAAGGATTTAGTGCAAGGGATGTCCAAGTATTAGCGCCGATGTACCGCGGGCCTGCTGGTATTAATGTATTAAACGAAGCATTGCAACAAGTATTTAATCCGAAGAGGGAAAAGAGTAAAGAAATTGCTTACGGTGATGTTGTATACCGAAGAGGCGATAAAGTACTGCAACTCGTTAATCAGCCAGAGAGCCAGGTGTTTAATGGTGATATTGGAGAAATTGTTTCGGTGTTTTATGCGAAAGAAAACGTTGAGCAACAAGATATGATTATCGTTTCATTTGATGGAATTGAGGTAACGTATACAAAGCCCGATTTAAATCAAATTACGCATGCATATTGTTGTTCCATTCATAAATCACAAGGTAGTGAATTTCCGATTGTTATTATGCCGATCGTGAAAAGTTACAACCGTATGTTACGTCGTAATTTAATTTACACGGGCATTACAAGAAGTAAGAAGTTCCTTATTATTTGCGGGGAGGAAGCAGCTTTCAAATCCGGTGTAAATCGCCTTGATGATGCAATGCGTCAAACAACTTTGGCTAGTCGCTTGCAGGAATCACAAGGAGAAGTACAGATGGTCACAGTTAATGGCGAAGAAATGGACGTGGAAAACATTTCACCGTATGATTTCATGTAA
- the alaS gene encoding alanine--tRNA ligase has translation MKQLTGAQIRQMFLDFFQEKGHAVEPSASLVPHEDPSLLWINSGVATLKKYFDGRVIPQNPRITNAQKSIRTNDIENVGKTARHHTFFEMLGNFSIGDYFKEEAITWAWEFLTSDKWIGFDKELLSVTIHPEDEEAFTIWNEKMGVPKERIIRLEENFWDIGEGPSGPNTEIFYDRGEAYGNDFSDPELYPGGENERYLEVWNLVFSQFNHNPDGSYTPLPKKNIDTGMGLERMTSIVQDVPTNFDTDLFMPMIGATESISGEKYRNGDLEKDMAFKVIADHIRTVTFAVGDGALPSNEGRGYVLRRLLRRAVRYSKKLNINRPFMFELVPVVGEVMKDFYPEVLEKKDFIAKVVKNEEERFHETLHDGEAILAEVIAKAKEEKTTVISGVDAFRLYDTYGFPIELTEEYAEEAGMTVDQEGFENEMEKQRERARAARQDVDSMQVQGGVLGEVKVASEFVGYGTVATESNVVALVKKGEYTDSLQAGEEGQLILDVTPFYAESGGQIADRGYLLADGVKVLVKDVQKAPNGQNLHKVAVEEGTLTKDAAVKAVIDTKNRSSVVKNHTATHLLHQALKDVLGTHVNQAGSLVTSERLRFDFSHFGQVQADELEKIERMVNEKIWESINVEISQKSIGEAKEMGAMALFGEKYGDVVRVVQVGDYSLELCGGCHVDNTASIGIFKIVAESGIGAGTRRIEAVTGKSAYELMNDQVGLLKEAAGKMKTNPKDILTRVDGLFAEVKQLQKENESLAAKLSNIEAGNLTDSVMTVDGVNVLAAKVNVADMNNLRTMMDDLKNKLESAVVVLASVNDDKVNILAGVTKDLISQGYHAGKLVKEVASRCGGGGGGRPDMAQAGGKNPAQVEEALAFVQEYVKSVSK, from the coding sequence ATGAAACAACTAACAGGCGCACAAATTCGTCAAATGTTTTTAGACTTTTTCCAAGAAAAAGGACATGCAGTAGAACCTAGTGCATCACTAGTTCCACATGAAGATCCATCTCTTCTATGGATTAATAGTGGTGTAGCTACATTAAAAAAATATTTTGATGGACGTGTAATCCCACAAAATCCACGTATTACAAATGCTCAAAAATCAATTCGTACAAACGATATTGAAAACGTAGGGAAAACAGCTCGTCACCATACATTCTTTGAAATGTTAGGAAACTTCTCAATCGGTGATTACTTCAAAGAAGAAGCAATTACATGGGCTTGGGAATTCTTAACGAGCGACAAATGGATCGGATTCGATAAAGAATTACTATCAGTTACAATCCATCCAGAAGATGAAGAAGCATTCACAATTTGGAATGAAAAAATGGGCGTTCCAAAAGAGCGTATTATCCGCTTAGAAGAAAACTTCTGGGATATTGGTGAAGGACCAAGTGGACCGAATACAGAGATTTTCTATGACCGCGGGGAAGCTTACGGTAATGACTTTAGTGACCCAGAATTATATCCAGGCGGAGAAAACGAGCGTTACTTAGAAGTATGGAACCTTGTATTCTCTCAATTTAACCATAATCCAGACGGTTCATATACACCACTTCCTAAGAAAAACATTGATACAGGGATGGGTCTAGAACGTATGACATCTATCGTTCAAGATGTGCCTACAAACTTTGATACAGACCTATTCATGCCGATGATTGGTGCAACAGAATCAATTTCTGGTGAGAAATATCGTAATGGCGATTTAGAAAAAGATATGGCATTCAAAGTAATTGCTGACCATATCCGTACAGTAACATTCGCTGTTGGTGACGGTGCTCTTCCATCTAACGAAGGTCGTGGTTATGTATTACGTCGCTTATTACGCCGCGCTGTTCGTTATTCGAAGAAATTAAACATTAACCGTCCATTCATGTTTGAATTGGTACCGGTTGTTGGAGAAGTAATGAAAGACTTCTATCCAGAAGTACTTGAAAAGAAAGATTTCATTGCGAAAGTTGTGAAAAATGAAGAAGAGCGTTTCCATGAAACACTTCATGATGGTGAAGCAATTTTAGCTGAAGTTATTGCAAAAGCAAAAGAAGAAAAAACAACTGTTATTTCTGGAGTAGATGCGTTCCGTCTATATGACACATACGGTTTCCCAATCGAATTAACAGAAGAATATGCAGAAGAAGCTGGTATGACAGTTGACCAAGAAGGCTTCGAAAATGAAATGGAAAAACAACGTGAGCGTGCACGTGCTGCTCGTCAAGACGTTGACTCAATGCAAGTTCAAGGCGGTGTACTTGGAGAAGTTAAAGTAGCGAGTGAGTTCGTTGGTTACGGTACAGTTGCAACGGAAAGTAACGTTGTTGCACTTGTGAAAAAGGGTGAGTACACAGATAGCTTACAAGCAGGGGAAGAAGGACAGTTAATTCTTGACGTAACACCATTCTACGCTGAGAGCGGTGGACAAATTGCTGACCGTGGTTACCTTCTTGCTGACGGCGTGAAAGTTCTTGTAAAAGACGTACAAAAAGCACCAAATGGTCAAAACTTACACAAAGTAGCTGTGGAAGAAGGCACGTTAACGAAAGATGCAGCTGTGAAAGCTGTTATCGATACGAAAAACCGTAGTAGCGTTGTGAAAAATCATACAGCAACTCACTTACTACACCAAGCATTAAAAGACGTACTTGGAACGCATGTTAATCAAGCAGGTTCTCTTGTAACTTCTGAACGTCTACGCTTTGACTTCTCTCACTTCGGTCAAGTGCAAGCTGACGAATTAGAAAAAATTGAGCGTATGGTAAACGAGAAAATTTGGGAAAGTATTAACGTTGAGATTTCTCAAAAATCAATCGGAGAAGCAAAAGAAATGGGCGCAATGGCATTATTCGGTGAAAAATACGGTGATGTTGTACGCGTTGTACAAGTTGGCGATTACAGCTTAGAGCTTTGCGGTGGTTGTCACGTTGATAATACAGCTTCTATCGGTATTTTCAAAATCGTTGCTGAGTCTGGTATCGGTGCAGGAACTCGTCGTATTGAGGCGGTAACTGGTAAGTCTGCATACGAATTAATGAACGATCAAGTAGGTTTATTAAAAGAAGCAGCAGGAAAAATGAAAACAAATCCGAAAGATATTTTAACAAGAGTTGATGGTCTATTTGCTGAAGTGAAACAACTTCAAAAAGAAAACGAATCTCTTGCTGCGAAATTAAGCAATATTGAAGCTGGAAACTTAACTGATTCTGTAATGACAGTTGATGGTGTGAATGTATTAGCAGCGAAAGTAAATGTTGCAGATATGAACAACTTACGTACGATGATGGATGATCTAAAAAATAAATTAGAGTCAGCAGTTGTTGTATTAGCGTCTGTTAATGACGATAAAGTAAACATCCTAGCAGGTGTAACGAAAGACTTAATTAGCCAAGGTTACCATGCTGGTAAACTTGTGAAAGAAGTAGCTTCTCGTTGCGGCGGTGGCGGTGGTGGCCGTCCTGATATGGCACAAGCAGGTGGTAAAAACCCAGCTCAAGTCGAAGAAGCTTTAGCATTTGTACAAGAGTACGTTAAATCTGTTTCAAAATAA
- a CDS encoding PH domain-containing protein codes for MTTLLSKAKNILATNETILLYAACSLDIFIYRSVARPGLLILTNKRLFFYGPDVSNNPIFEEYSFAKISNLKEQKRLFNNQIVFMYDNEWKKIKHIQTNDVSSLVQKIHEQISK; via the coding sequence ATGACAACCTTACTTAGCAAAGCTAAAAACATATTAGCGACTAACGAAACAATATTACTTTACGCAGCATGTTCATTAGACATATTTATTTATCGTTCCGTCGCGAGACCAGGCCTATTGATTTTAACGAACAAAAGGCTATTCTTTTATGGACCAGATGTAAGTAACAATCCAATATTTGAAGAGTACTCTTTCGCAAAAATTTCTAATCTAAAAGAACAAAAGCGTCTTTTCAACAATCAAATTGTATTTATGTATGATAACGAATGGAAAAAAATAAAACATATTCAAACAAATGATGTGAGCTCCCTCGTTCAAAAGATACACGAGCAGATTTCTAAATAA
- a CDS encoding DUF1292 domain-containing protein, with protein MEENQITIVDEKGNEHLCEIIFTFDAEKFGKKSYVVFSPIGEVDEDGDQIYDAMAYEQNEEEGGSLLPIESEEEWEMVQEMFNTLADEQEAE; from the coding sequence ATGGAAGAAAATCAAATTACAATTGTAGACGAAAAAGGTAACGAACATTTATGTGAAATTATTTTCACTTTTGATGCTGAAAAATTTGGTAAAAAATCATACGTAGTCTTCTCTCCAATCGGTGAAGTAGACGAAGATGGAGACCAAATTTATGATGCAATGGCTTATGAGCAAAATGAAGAAGAGGGCGGAAGTTTACTTCCAATCGAATCTGAAGAAGAGTGGGAAATGGTACAAGAAATGTTCAACACTCTTGCTGATGAGCAAGAAGCTGAATAA
- the ruvX gene encoding Holliday junction resolvase RuvX: MRILGLDVGTKTVGVAMSDEMGWTAQGLETIKINEERGHFGFDRISELVKQYNVDKIVVGLPKNMNGTIGPRGEACQQFAENLRELLQLDVVMWDERLSTMAAERLLISADVSRKKRKQVIDKMAAVVILQGFLDSK; this comes from the coding sequence ATGCGGATATTAGGTTTAGATGTAGGTACAAAAACAGTCGGAGTTGCAATGAGCGACGAAATGGGCTGGACAGCACAAGGATTAGAAACAATTAAGATTAACGAAGAACGAGGTCACTTTGGTTTTGATCGTATTTCTGAGTTAGTAAAGCAGTACAATGTGGACAAAATAGTAGTAGGTTTACCTAAAAATATGAATGGTACAATTGGCCCACGTGGTGAAGCGTGCCAACAATTTGCAGAAAACCTACGAGAGCTGTTACAATTAGACGTTGTAATGTGGGACGAGCGTTTGTCGACGATGGCAGCGGAACGTCTACTCATTTCAGCGGATGTAAGCCGTAAGAAGCGAAAACAAGTAATCGATAAGATGGCTGCAGTCGTAATCTTACAAGGATTTTTAGATAGTAAATAA
- the mltG gene encoding endolytic transglycosylase MltG, whose amino-acid sequence MIENQVKKKRRRIFLFSIIALLLVCGSVYAYISSALGPVDSGNKKEIEVEIPKGSSTSKIGEILEEKGAVKNGTVFSFYTKAKSKSLQAGTYLLNPSMNAKDVIEQMSSGNVHRPALYKVTIKEGAQVTEIAETIAAELKWNKDDVTRQLNDKAFIQKMQQKYPKLLTDKIFDSNIKYPLEGYLYPATYSFYKKDTTLEEIVIPMLEKTNAIIVQNEAKMKAKNWDVHQLLTLSSLIEEEATGFTDRQKISSVFYNRLEKGMPLQTDPTVLYALGKHKQRVLYEDLKVNSPYNTYVVKGLPVGPIANSGKHSVEAALEPAQTDYYYFLAAPSGEVYYAKTLEEHNALKQKYITKKQ is encoded by the coding sequence TTGATAGAGAATCAAGTGAAAAAGAAGCGTAGACGCATCTTTTTATTTTCGATTATTGCACTGCTTTTAGTTTGTGGTTCAGTCTATGCGTATATTTCATCCGCATTAGGACCAGTTGATAGCGGGAATAAAAAAGAGATTGAAGTAGAAATTCCGAAAGGATCATCTACAAGTAAAATTGGAGAAATTTTAGAAGAAAAAGGCGCTGTGAAAAACGGTACAGTTTTTAGTTTTTATACAAAGGCTAAATCGAAAAGTTTACAAGCAGGTACATATTTATTAAATCCTTCGATGAATGCTAAAGATGTTATCGAACAAATGTCATCTGGCAACGTGCATCGTCCAGCTCTTTATAAAGTGACGATCAAAGAAGGAGCTCAAGTAACTGAAATTGCAGAAACGATTGCGGCAGAACTAAAGTGGAATAAAGATGATGTTACGCGTCAATTAAACGATAAAGCATTTATTCAAAAAATGCAGCAAAAGTATCCGAAGTTATTAACGGATAAAATCTTTGATAGTAATATTAAATACCCATTAGAAGGTTATTTATATCCTGCGACGTATTCATTTTATAAGAAAGATACGACGTTAGAAGAAATCGTAATTCCGATGCTTGAGAAAACAAATGCAATCATTGTTCAAAATGAGGCAAAAATGAAAGCAAAGAACTGGGATGTTCATCAGCTTTTAACATTATCTTCACTTATTGAAGAAGAGGCAACTGGTTTTACAGATCGTCAAAAGATCTCTAGTGTCTTTTATAATCGTTTAGAGAAAGGTATGCCGCTTCAAACGGATCCAACGGTATTATATGCACTTGGAAAGCATAAACAACGTGTATTATACGAAGATTTAAAGGTCAACTCACCGTACAATACGTATGTTGTAAAAGGATTGCCGGTAGGGCCGATCGCAAACTCTGGTAAACATTCAGTGGAAGCTGCGTTAGAACCTGCGCAAACAGATTATTATTATTTCTTAGCTGCACCAAGTGGTGAAGTGTACTATGCGAAAACATTAGAAGAGCATAATGCATTAAAGCAAAAATACATTACGAAAAAACAGTGA